A genomic segment from Paraburkholderia hayleyella encodes:
- a CDS encoding GTP-binding protein has product MNQPPLPVTVLSGFLGAGKTTLLNHLLANRANLRLAVIVHDPADRAPGAALDEMPDGCLCCTSRNNLADDIRRLLAQQRFDAILIEAASVDEPLAIAEVLSADNNDPPLADLIRLDTMVTVVDALRFLDDYACADTLAEHGLALTGEDDRTLVELLIEQIEFCDVLVINKTDQVSAEALVQLQHVLSRLNPRAVQITSQFGAVPPDQVINTERFDYDATADGPAWVAVQSGHDVAMADEFNADHFVYRARRPFHPERLWALLHEEWTGVLRSKGFFWLATRNDTAGSLSQAGGVCRHGPAGMWWVVQPRSEWPDDDPELMAEIMADWHGDLTDHTIGDRRQALVMTGLGINRAAWQARLDACLLSDAEYAMGSDAWQQWTDPFPAWDFASEDDHDHSHPHHGHGHDHHHDH; this is encoded by the coding sequence ATGAACCAGCCGCCACTGCCCGTCACCGTGCTTTCCGGTTTTCTGGGCGCGGGCAAAACCACGCTCCTGAACCACCTTCTGGCCAACCGCGCGAATCTGCGTCTCGCAGTCATCGTCCATGACCCGGCTGATCGAGCCCCCGGAGCAGCACTCGATGAAATGCCGGATGGCTGCCTTTGCTGCACGTCACGCAATAACCTGGCCGACGATATTCGACGTTTACTCGCACAACAGCGCTTCGATGCCATCCTGATCGAAGCCGCAAGCGTCGACGAACCCCTGGCAATAGCCGAAGTGCTCAGCGCGGACAATAACGATCCCCCCCTCGCTGATCTCATCCGGCTCGACACTATGGTGACGGTCGTTGACGCGTTGCGTTTTCTGGATGATTACGCCTGCGCCGACACACTGGCGGAACACGGCCTTGCCCTCACCGGGGAAGACGATCGCACGCTGGTTGAATTGCTCATCGAACAGATTGAGTTTTGCGACGTTCTGGTGATCAATAAAACGGATCAGGTAAGTGCTGAAGCGCTTGTGCAGTTGCAACATGTTCTCTCGCGGCTTAATCCACGTGCTGTGCAAATTACCAGTCAATTTGGGGCGGTACCGCCCGATCAGGTCATCAATACAGAGCGCTTCGATTACGACGCAACGGCCGATGGCCCAGCCTGGGTTGCCGTACAGAGTGGCCATGACGTTGCCATGGCAGACGAATTCAACGCCGATCATTTTGTTTACCGCGCTCGCCGGCCATTCCATCCGGAGCGGCTCTGGGCGTTATTACACGAGGAATGGACAGGCGTGCTGCGCAGCAAAGGGTTTTTCTGGCTGGCAACGCGTAATGACACAGCAGGTTCGCTGTCGCAAGCGGGTGGCGTATGCCGTCACGGCCCAGCGGGCATGTGGTGGGTGGTTCAGCCACGCAGCGAATGGCCGGACGACGACCCGGAACTCATGGCAGAAATCATGGCTGACTGGCATGGCGATCTGACCGATCACACGATTGGTGATCGCCGCCAGGCGCTAGTCATGACCGGTCTCGGTATTAATCGCGCGGCCTGGCAGGCCCGGCTCGATGCCTGTTTGCTCAGCGATGCCGAGTACGCCATGGGCTCCGACGCCTGGCAACAATGGACGGATCCCTTTCCAGCATGGGATTTCGCTTCCGAAGACGATCACGATCACAGCCACCCCCATCACGGCCACGGCCACGATCATCACCACGATCACTAG
- a CDS encoding HU family DNA-binding protein: MNKQELIDAVAAQTGASKAQTGETLDTLLEVIKKTVSKGDAVQLIGFGSFGSGKRAARTGRNPKTGESIKIPAAKTVKFTAGKAFKDAVNKR, translated from the coding sequence ATGAACAAACAGGAACTGATCGACGCCGTTGCAGCTCAGACTGGCGCCAGCAAAGCTCAAACCGGCGAAACATTGGACACGTTGCTTGAAGTGATCAAGAAGACAGTGTCGAAGGGTGACGCGGTCCAGTTGATTGGCTTCGGTAGCTTTGGTTCAGGCAAGCGCGCAGCGCGCACTGGCCGTAACCCGAAGACTGGCGAATCCATCAAGATTCCAGCTGCCAAGACTGTGAAATTTACGGCTGGCAAGGCGTTCAAGGACGCAGTCAACAAGCGTTAA
- a CDS encoding lytic transglycosylase domain-containing protein, producing MKRVLLTVATGFITLITAGSVRADCFDEAASYQNVNPLILRAIAWQESRNRPSALHKNANGSTDYGVMQINSIHLPRLSQYGISTGTLMEPCKNVYIAAWHLRQKMNRYGNTWEAVGAYHSETPALRDKYAKQIAGILQKWNFLAITR from the coding sequence ATGAAGCGCGTTCTGCTTACTGTTGCCACCGGGTTCATCACGCTCATTACCGCTGGGTCAGTACGCGCCGACTGTTTCGATGAAGCCGCCAGTTATCAAAACGTCAATCCTTTGATCTTGCGCGCCATCGCCTGGCAAGAATCACGCAACCGCCCCAGCGCCCTGCACAAGAATGCCAATGGCTCAACGGACTACGGCGTGATGCAAATCAATTCGATCCATCTACCGAGGCTGTCTCAGTATGGGATATCGACAGGCACACTAATGGAGCCCTGCAAGAATGTCTACATCGCCGCATGGCATTTGCGCCAGAAAATGAATCGCTATGGCAATACCTGGGAAGCCGTTGGCGCCTACCATTCCGAAACACCTGCGCTGCGAGATAAATATGCAAAGCAGATCGCCGGTATTTTGCAAAAATGGAATTTCCTGGCCATCACGCGTTAA